GCGCAGGACCGAACCGCCACCCGCCTGCCATGCCCGAGCGACCGCATCCCGCTCCGGGTCCACCTTCTCGGGAATGAGCAGCGTGAGGCCGTCGAGCATGGGCATCATGCCCCGGAGGTGTTGGGAGTGGCGTGTGTAGGCGGGCGGGGCGAGAACACGGAGAGGATGGCACTCGCGAAGGGCCGATTCTGCCCCTGCTCATCCCGTGTATCGATACGCGACAGTGCCTCGCGTGCCTGCTCCGGATCCATGCCGTTCAATGCCTGGGTGAAACCGGTAATGGCGCTCTTTCGCTGAGCATTCAGCGTACTGATGCCCAGTCCCAAGACAGTGATGGCTTCTTCGGCTACCGACCGACGCGCTGGATTGTCCGTGGGCCGCACGTTCCCATTGCTGGTGAAGACGAAGTGCTCCCGGCAGTCAGGCATGAGCGGGTGAACCCGAAGTGCTTTGCTTCCCTTGAGCGAGCCGCAGTGGCTCTTCTTGGTGCAGGAGGCCAGGAGGTTGGCGTGATCGAAAACGCGCTTCGGGGCAGTGTGGCGCGATTCCAGATGCTCGATATGCGCATTCGAATATTCGATCCTCTGCTCGCAATAGCAGCAGACGAAGCCCTGTTCGTTCAGGAGTGCCTCCTTGACCTGGGACTTGGCCTTGAGCCAGTCCTCCTCGGTGCTGTCCCAAGGAGGCTGCTTGTGGGTTGCTCTGCGCTTCTTCCAAGCCGCGAACTCCGCAGGCTCAGCGCCCTTGATGATCGGTCTCATCGGGAGAGCAACTCCCGGGTGCGTAGGATGGCGTCGGCTCGGGTGAACTCGGGCTCATCCGAGCCGATGAGCGATTCGAGCTCCTGCCGGAGTGAGCGGGCTTCGTCCATTCTTCCCTGATCCATGAGATGGAAGTAGTCGCTCAGCTTCTGCTTGATCTCACTCGGCCGCTCGTCGGCACCCATGACGTCTTCGAGGATCCGGTTGGAATCGCGGCCGAACGAGGCATCGGGATGTATCGCTCGGAGCTCACCATCCTCATGACGGAGCAGGTAGATGCACTCGGGGCGGACTTCGCTCAGGACCTGTGGCGAGTGGGTGGTGATGATGAACTGGCTATTGGGGAATGCACGTGTCAGGGCGGGAACGACCCGGCGCTGCCAGGAGGGATGTAGATGCGTTTCGATCTCATCGATGAGGACGATCGCGCTGCACAACTCGGGTCGAGCGGCTGTGGGGTTGGCCAGGGCCAGCCGCCTGGCGATATCCGCGCCCAGGGTCAGCAGGTATCTCTCTCCATCCGAGAGATGCTTGATATCGACTTCTGTGTCACCCTTGCGGACGACCATGCGCATGGGCTGCCGCCGGATACGAGGGGCACTGAATCCGGGTAGCAATTCCTCAACAGCACGCCGCACGGCCTCGAGTTGAGAATCCCGGAACGTTGCGTCATCAAGCCGCTTTTCGTTTTCATAGTCCTCGCGCCGTCGGAACCAGGAAACGAAAGCTGAAGAGGAGGAAAGACCGGACCCGGTGAGAGCATGCTCGTAAGCGGCGAGCTGGTTCTGGACGTCTGCCTCCTTGGAGGGCGGCTCGTCTCGATTCGCACCGCGCCCGGCGGCATAGTAGATGGCCAGCGGAACCGCGGTGAGCGGATCAGCGGACACATCAGCAGCCAACTTCGAGGCAAGCTCGGCGAGTTCATTCCAATTACCGCTCAGCGCAATCTCTCCAGGGAGCGTCGATTGTCCTGTAATGCTCCAAGTCAAGTCACCCCTATCAGTGCGCGTATTGATAGTTAAAGATAAGTCTCTTTGTCCAACCTGGATATCACTCTCCTGGATATAGCGTGAGAGCTCATGGACTAGCACTCCCTGGTTGATAAGGTTTTTCTGAAGCGAATGTAGCAGGTCGCCGCCTACGACATCTTTGCCGACACCCTTCCGGGCCCTCTGTAATAGCAGCGCGAGGGACGCACGGAGTGCTTCGAGAATCGACGTCTTGCCTGCTCCGTTCACCCCAACGAGCACGGTCACGTTCTCGGGGAAGTCGAGCGTGAGGTTCCGGATGCCACGAAAGTGGGTCAACTCGAGCCGCTGGACCCGCATCATCTTCACCGACATCGAAGTGTGCCTCCACTGCTGAGGATCCTCGTCAGGGCTCGCCTTGCCCTACCGCTGCCGAGGCGCCATGCGCCCGAAGGCGCTGGCATCCTGCCCCAGTACCTCCAAGCCGTCACGCCTCCGGCAGCGCGCAGGTGTGCAGGTCGCGCAGCACCTTCCGGGCCTCGGCGATGAGCGACGGGCCCCGGACCTCGGCGCCCAGCTTCACCACCAGCTTCATGTCCGGGGTGAGCCGGTAGACGCCCTTGGAGCGCTGCACCAGCCCCGCCACCTTCATCCCGTCCAGCAGCGCGTCCGCGCCCAGCGTCACCACCAGCCGGCCCGGGCCTCCCTCCAGCGCGCGCAGCCTCAAGTCCCTCATGTCGATCTTCAGCAGCGTCTGCTCCGAGAGGTTGTCCACCTCGTCCGGCGCCTCGCCGAAGCGGTCCACCAGCTCCGAGCGCAGGTCCTGCACCTCGTCCGGATTGCTCGCCTGGCTGAAGCGTTTGTAGAAGACCAGCCGCTGGTGCACGTCCGGCACGTAGTCGTCTGGAATGAGCGCGGGGAGCGGCATCGTGATCTCCGGCTCGATCTGCACCCTCGGCGCCTCGCCCCGCACCTCGGCCACCGCCTCCTCCAGCAGCTGCGCGTACAGGTCGAAACCAATCGCCGAGATGGAGCCCGACTGCTCGGAGCCCAGCAGGTTGCCCGCGCCTCGAATCTCCAGGTCGTGGCTCGCGATGGAGAAGCCCGCGCCCAGCTCCGTGAAGCGTTGCAACACCTCCAGGCGCCGCTGCGCGTCCTTCGTCACCACCCGCCGTGTCGGCACCAGCAGGTACGCGTACGCGCGCTCCTTCGAGCGGCCCACGCGCCCTCGCAGCTGGTAGAGCTGCGCCAGGCCGAACGTGTCCGCCCGGTTGACGATCATCGTGTTGGCGCTCGAGATGTCGATGCCGCTCTCGATGATGCTGGTGCACAGCAGCACCTGGTGCTTCTTCTCGGTGAACTCCAGCATCGCCTTCTCGAGCTGGCCCTCGCCCATCTGCCCGTGCGCCACGCCCACCGAGACGTTCGGCACCAGCCGCTTGAGCATCTCCTCCATCGAGGGCAGCGACTCCACCCGGTTGTGCACGAAGAAGACCTGGCCCCCGCGGGCGATCTCCCGCTCGATGGCCTCCTTGATGGTCTGCTCGTCGAACTTCAGCACGAAGGTGCGGATGGAACGCCGGTCCTGGGGCGGGGTGGCGATGATGCTCATCTCGCGCACGCCCGACATGGCCATGTGCAACGTGCGCGGAATCGGCGTCGCCGACAGCGTGAGCACGTCCACCAGCGCGCGCAGCTTCTTGATCTGCTCCTTGTGCTTCACCCCGAAGCGCTGCTCCTCGTCCACCACGAGCAGCCCCAGGTCCTTGAAGGTCACGTCCCCACCCAGCAGCTTGTGCGTGCCGATGAGGATGTCCACCTTGCCTTCCTTGGCGCGCTTGAGGATCTCCCGCACCTCGGCGGGCTTCTTCATCCCGGAGATGACATCCACCACCACCGGGTAGTCCTTGAAGCGCTTCTTGAAGGACAGGTAGTGCTGCTGGGCCAGCACCGTCGTGGGCACCAGCACCGCCACCTGCTTGCGGTCCAGCGTGGCCTTGAAGGCGGCGCGCATCGCCACCTCCGTCTTGCCGTAGCCCACGTCACCGCAGACGAGCCGGTCCATCGGCTCGGTCTTCTGCATGTCGCTGAGCACGTCCTCGATGGCCTTGGCCTGGTCCGGCGTCTCCTCGAAGTCGAAGTCCGCCTCGAACTGGGCGAAGTACCGGTCCGGCGCGCTGAAGGCGTGGCCCGCGTGCGCCCGCCGCGCCGCCGCGATGGTGAGCAGATCCGCCGCCATCTTCAGCAGCTGCTCCTTCACCCGCTTCTTCGTCTTCTCCCAGGACGTCGTCCCCAGCTTGTCCAGCGTCACCTTGGTGGGATCCCCACCGGTGAACTTCTGGATGAGCCGCATGCGGCTCACCGGGAGGTAGATCTTGTCCTTCCCCGCGTACTCCAGGACGAGGAAGTCCCCGGGCACCCCGTTCACCTGCATCTTCGTCAGGCCCGCGTAACGGCCCAGTCCGAAGTCGGTGTGGACGATGATGTCGCCTTCCTTCAGGTCCTTGAAGCCCGAGGCGAAGGCATCCAGGTTCTTCGAGCGTCTCTGCCTCCGGCGTGCCCGCGCTCCGAAGATCTCCTCGTCCGAGAGCACGGCGAGGCCGCCCGCGCCGTCCACGAAGCCGTGGCTCACCTCGCCCGTGAAGAGGTGCGCGAAGACGGAGGGCTCGAAGAGCGTGGCGGCGTCCTCCAGCGGCCCCGGATGGACGCGCACCATCACGTTCCGGTCCAACAGCAGGTGCTTGAGCCGGTCCGCCTGGCTGAGGCTGCCGCAGGCCACCGCGCACGCAATCCGCGTGTCGCGCCAGCGCTGGAGCCGCTCGATGAGCGGGGTGAGCGCGCCCTCCTCACCATGGTGGGCGAGGATGGCCTCGCGCACGTCCTGCGTCGTGCCGAAGGGGAAGAGCACCGGCGGCGCCTCGCCCTGGGTGAGCGACAGGCCTCCGCCCTCCAGCACGCGGAAGGCCTCGAGCTGCCGCTCCGCCTGCTCGCGCGTCAGGAAGTGCTCCAGCGGCGGGTAGGTGAGCTCCTGCTCCGCGTCGGCCGCCGCGGCCGAGCGCTCCACCTCCGTCCACAGGTCCTCGGCCATGCGCTCGAGCCCCATGGGATCGTCCAGGTAGAAGAGCGGCTCGGGGTGCCACAGGCGCAGGTAGTCGAAGAGGGTGCCCAGGCCTCCCTCGAAGAAGCCGGGCAGCAGGCCCTCCAGGCCGAAGCCGGGCAGGCCCTCGCGGATGGCCTCCAGGCGCTCGCGCAGCTTCGTGGTGGGCAGGTTGATGCGGTCCGCCACCTCGCGGGCCGCGGCCTCGGCGCGCACGCGCGTCTGCTCGGAGAAGATGACCTCGCGCGCCGGCAGGAGGATGATCTCCTTGAGCGTGTCCACCGTGCGCTGCGTCTCCGGATCGAAGGCGCGGATGGACTCGATGGTGTCGCCGAAGAACTCGATGCGGACGGGCTTCTCGTAGAGTGGGCTGAAGACGTCGATGAGGCCACCCCGCACGGAGAAGGTGCCCAGGTCCTCGACGAGCGGGCTGCTCTGGTAGCCCATGTTGGCGAGCTTCCGCGCCAGCTCGTCCCGATCGAAGTCCTGCCCCACGCCGATGCGCTCGGAGAGCTCCTTCATCACCTGGGGGGGCAACACCCGGCGCAGCAGGCCGCGCATGGAGAGCACGATCGCGGGAAAGCGCGTGCCCTGGCTCAGGTGGAAGAGGGCTCCGAGCCGGTCCGCGACGGTATCCGCATCCGGCGAGAGCTCGTCGTAGGGGAGCACCTCGTCGGCCGGCAGGCGCAGGACGTGGGGCTCGAAGGGCGTGCCCTTGCCCCCGAGGAAGAAGGCGAGGTCATTGGCGAGGGCATCCGCGGCCTCCTCGTCCGTGGCGATGCAGACGAGCGGCGCCTTCAGGGTGCGTGTCAGCCGGGCGAGCGCGTGGCCCCGAGCGGCGCCCTGGAGGCCTTGCGTGCGGACACGCTGCCCCGGGCGCAGCAACTCCAGCACCCGGGCGAAAGGGTCCCCTGCCACGGGAGGCATGCCGAGCGCCTCCCCACCAAGCTTCTGCGTAAAAGGAGTGTCCATCCGAGCGGGCGACCTGGAGCGCCCCCCCGGTAATTAGGAGCCGGACCCGTGTAGGTCAACGGAAGAGCGAGGAGGCCGGTTGGCGACAGGCACTCTGGCTCCCGGGCCTACAGGCCCCTACTCATCCCAGGGCCCGGACGTCCTCGTCGTCGTCGTCCTTGTCCTCATCGTCGTCGTCATCGTCATCCCCACTGCCCCCACCGTCCTTGAGGGCGGACGCAGAGCGCCAGGCCTCGGTGTCCGCCGTCGCCGGGAGCGGGGCGCTGGCGAGGCGGGCGAGAGCAAGCAGGGAGACGAGCGCGAGGGTGAGGAGACGCATGGGGGGAATACCTCCTGTCACAGGGGACGACGTGTGCGGCAGGGATATTCACCCCTGGCCCCAAGGGGAATCAGCCCTTCTTCATTCCGCGGATGTAGGCGACAAGGGCGTCGATCTGCTGCGGGGTCAGCTTGTCCTTGTAGGGCTTCATCTTCTTGTTGCGCGGGGAGCCCTCGGCGATGGCCTCGCGGATGTCGGCGTCGGTCTGCGCCTGCTGCCAGGCCGGCTGGGACATGTCGACGATGGCCTCCTTCTTCCCCATCTGGGTCTGCGCCCGGCCATCCGGTCCGTGGCAGGACTTGCACTTGGCCGTCCAGATCTCGGCGACGGAGTCCTCGGCGTGGGCGGCGCTGGCCAGCGAGAGGGAGAGCAGCAGGGCGAGACGGGTCTTCATCGTGGGGGGCTCCTCGGGAAGGCGTGAGGCCGGGGGTTCAGTGTCGGTCGGGCGGGAGGTCAGCGGCCAGTGAAAGTTCACCCCCCTCGTGGGGTGCACGGGCGCGCCGCCACTGGCGGAATGCCTGCCCCATGAGCAGGGCCGTCAGCACCAGCAGCGTACCCGAGAGCGCCAGGGCGGCGAACCGGTGCATCAACCCCATCCGGAAGGAGAGCCGGACGGGCCACCAGTTCAGGGTCTGGTAGTCCGAGGAGAGGAGGACCTGGTCGGGGGCGAGGGACTCGCGGGGCGCGATGAGTCTGCCGGGCCTGCCAGCGAGCGTGTTGCGGAGCGCGTCGAGGCTCATCCCCGGGCGGAGGCAGATGGCGGTGCAGTCACACGTCCAGCTCGTGCACGTGCGGGAGCCGGTGGACACGGCGGCGGCCCGGGCGTGGTTCTCCGTCGTCGCGGGCAGGGTGACGGAGAGCAGCTGCGTGGCCACGGCCAGCCCCAGGGCCACGTTGCCCCAGCGGACCCGCTCGAACAGGAGCCCGAGCATCGGCGCGAAGAGGATGACGGTGGCCGCGAGGAACCGCGGGCCCCAGCCGAAGCCACCATCCCAGAACGAGTAGCTCGAGAGGAAGACGACGTTCACCGCGAGCACGAGCAGCGCCAGCACGTTCAGTGGAGCCGAGGGGCCGCGGAACACGACGGCCCTGGCGCGCAGGAAGGCCCAGACGAGCACGGCCGCGAGCAGGGGCGAGTAGACGAAGAAGCCGCGGTAGGGGCTCACCAGGAGCGCGGCGGCCTGCTCGGCCCACCGCTCGGGGACGAAGAAGGACAGCTGCTTGTCCTGGAAGAAGAGGCCGTAGCCCGTCTCCAGCGGATGGCCGAACCGGTGGACGTTGTAGGCGAAGAGCGCGCCGAGGGTGCCACCACAGATGGCCGCCGAGAGCGCGAGCACCTTCCCCCGGGCCCACCCGTTGCGCACCAGCAGCACCACCGTCAGCACGGCCATGACGGCCAGCGAGGGCGCCGCGGCCCACCGGGTCGCGATGGCGACGCACCCGCCCAGCGCCGCCCAGGGGAGTCCCCTCTCGTCCTTCTTCAGGTAGCGGCTCACGCCGTACAGCCAGAGGCTGAAGCCCAGCGCGACCAGGTTCTCTTCCTGCCCCATGCGGGCGTAGTGCCAGAAGAGGGTGCCGAGCCCCACCGCCACCGTCGCCTTGCCGCTCGCGGTGTTGCCCACCCCGAGGTGGCGCAACGCGCCGAAGCAGAAGGCGAGGGCGAGCACGGACAGCAGGGGCTGGGTGACGAGGGTGATGAGGAACCTCGCCGCGTTGTCCCGCGTGGCCTCCGAGACGGGCAGCAGCTTCGCCACCGCCAGGCTGGGGACCATCACCACCGATTGCAGCGGCCCGTAGAAGCTGAAGCGCCTGCCATCGGGCGTCCGCGCCGTGAGGGCGGGGGAGTCGATGGCGCCGCCGCGGCCCTCGAGCCAGGAGCGGGCCGTGGCGAGCCGCAGCTCGGCGTCACTGCTCTCGAAGCCTCCGGAGGACGTGGCGACGAACGTGAACCAGAAGCCCGTGAGCAACAGCAGCAGGGGCGGAATCCGGAACCGCGAGAGACGTGAGGGTGCTGCCTGCGTCATGGGCGCGAATCCCTATCAGGGAAGTGACCGGATATTCCCTCTCCCCTCGGGAGAGGGTCGGGGTGAGGGTATCCGTCCCTGTTCTTCAACCCACGGGCTCCAGTGTGGACAGGGGGTTCAACCCGGGATGCGTGGCACCCTCACCCCGTCCCTCTCCCGGAGGGCGAGGGGAGATGGGCGCGTTGTCAGCACTTGTTCCCAGGGGGGACTCCTTCGCGGACATACCAGACGGTGCTGGGGAGCTAGAAATCCAGGGTGCGGCCGGGTGGCACGAGCCACACCTTCTCGAGGAATCCCACCGCGCCCCGATCCGCGTCATGGTGCTTCACCGTCGCGGCCTGTACGCCCACCAGCAGCGCCAGCGTCGCCAGTCCCGCGAGCAGCGGCAGGGTAGCCGTCCGGCCCGTCCCGCTCAGCCCCAGCCGCAGGAAGACCCAGACCGCCAGGCCGAGCAGCAGGCACAGCAGCAGCACGCCGGCCTCCGGGTTGGAGACGCCGAGGACGTTGAGCGCGCTCGGAGGCTGGTAGCCCGCCCGCAGCAGGGGCACGGCCAGTCCGAGCACCACGTTGGACACGTCATCGGGCACGTAGTTGACGAAGGTGGCCAGGCCCGTGAACACGATGGAGGCGGTGCACAGCGCCGCGGCCGCGCCCGCGAGCACCGGACGGCCCGACGTCCTCAACCGCTCCAGCACCAAGGCCGCGGGCAGCAGGAGGAAGGGCACCAGTCCCGTCAGGTGGCGGGGCCCCGTCGTCCAGCCCCACGAGTCATACGAGAAGGAGGACGTGAAGTACGTGTACCCGGCGAGCAGTGCCACCACGAGCCACAGGTGTGCCCGCATCTCCCCGTTGCCACGGGACTCGCGCCGCAGCACCCACACGCCGGGCAGCGCGAGCAGCAGGAAGGGCGACAGGGTGAACAGCCCGCGCAGCGGCGAGAAGAAGGACAGGGCGAAGGCGCGCGGGTCCGGGTAGCGGATGCCCAGGAAGCCTCCCAAATGCCACGGCTGGTAGGCCGCGTCGTTGAGGTGCTTGTAGCCGCTCTCCAGCGGGTGCCCGAAGGCCGCCTGGTGGTACAGCATCAGCCCCACCACGAAGGGCAGCGCTCCCAGCAGGGCCAGCCCCACGCCCCGGCCCAGGCGCCCCCACCGCGCGCGCACTGGCTCCTCGCGCCACAGCACCGTCAGCACCGCGTACAGCATCAGGCCCAGCACGCCCAGCGCGCCCGTGTACTCGGCGGCCACCGTGGCGCCCGCGCAGGCTCCCGCCACCAGGTAGCCCCGCTCGCGCCACTCACCGCGCGCCAGCCGCCACAGCGCGTAGAAGCCGCCGAACAGCAGCACCGCCGTCGTCTGGTGGCTCATGAAGAGCAGCGAGTAGCTGAACGCCAGCGAGCCCAGCCCATACGTCACCGTCACCGCGTCCGCCACCGCCGCGGACACGTAGGCCCCCAGGAAGCGGCGCACCAGCCACAGCATCCCCAGGGTGGGCAGCACCGTGAGGAAGAGCCGGCTGAAGAAGACGAGCGGTACCTCACGCACCGCGTACAGGAAGCCGCCGTTCCACGCCCGCAGCACCGCGTACACCGGCACCGCCGCGAAGGACAGCAGTGGCGCCTTGGACGGGTAGTACCGCCCGTCCTTCACCGACAGGTCGCCGACGTAACCGAAGTCCTTGAGCGCCCGGTTGATGTCCAGCGTCCCGTACTCCACCAGCGCCCGCGTCTGCCACAGCCGGCACAGCTCGTTGGGGGAGCGCAGGCCCGGGTGGTACGGGAAGAGCAGCACGTACAGCGCCACCAGCACCCCGTACCTCACAGCGCGTCGCTGCCCCGTTCCCCCGTGCGGATGCGCACGGCCTCGTCCACCGGCAGGACGAAGATCTTCCCGTCACCAATCTTCCCCTCGGGGCCCGAGCGGGCCGCGCGCACGATGGCGTCCACCACGCGCGTCACCATCTCGTCGTCCACCACCACCTCCACCTTCACCTTGGGCAGGAAGTCCACCACGTACTCGGCGCCCTTGTAGAGCTCCGTGTGGCCCTTCTGCCGGCCGAAGCCCTTCACCTCCACCGCCGTCAGCCCGAGCACGCCCACCTCGTGGAGGGCGTCCTTCACGTCGTCCAGCTTGAACGGCTTGATGATGGCTTCGATCTTCTTCACTCGGCACCTCCAGTGGCGCGCGCCACCGCGAAGAGGCTCATGCCCACCGGCAGCTTCACCTGACTCTCGGCCTTCGCCAAGTACGGAGCGATCCGGTCATACACCTTGAGCTGCAGTTTCGGCACCGAGCGGCGGCGCATCACCCGGCTGTTCATGAACCAGCCCGGAATCCCCACCAGGTTCATCCACTCGAGCGTGTCCACTTCGAAGCCGTTGCCCTCCAGCACCCGGCGCAGGGCCTCCGGCGTGTAGCGCCGGTGGTGCCCCACCGCCTCGTCGATGGAGCCGAAGAGCTGCGGCAGCGCCGGCACCAGCACCACCACCTTGCCGCCCACGGGGAGAATCTGGCGGAAGCGGCGCACCGCCGAGGCGTCGTCCGGAATGTGCTCCAGCACGTTGGACAGCACGATGGTGTCCAGCCGCTCGGCCTTGAGGGACTCCCAGTCCGCGAGCGCCACGTCCGACAGGTACGGCCGCACGTGCGGCCGGCCCCGGAACTTGTTCTTCAGCCGGTCCACGTAGAAGCGGTCCACCTCGAGCGCAATGAGCAGCTCCAGGCCCGGCTCCAGCTTCTCGGTGATGGTGCCGATGCCCGCGCCAATCTCCAGCACGCGCCGGCCCAGGTGCTCGCGGAAGCGCTGGCCCAGCCACGCGTTGTAGTTGTTGGCGCCGTCCATGCGCTCCAGCGTGGTGTAGCCCTCGTGCTGGTTGTCCGCGTCGTTCTGCACCGTGGCGTAGCGCATCAGCGTGCGCAGCCGCGCCAGCTGCGCGCCCAGCGGCCGGCGAGGCGCCGCGTCCAGCGTCACCGGCACTTCCGCCAGCCGGTAGAGCTGCGCCGACAGCTTCACGACGATCTCCGCGTCCACCGAGTCGTCCTCGCTGGTGAGCGACACGGACTTGAGCGCCTCGGTGCGGAAGGCGCGCTGGCCGCAGAGCGGATCCTCCAGCGACACGTCCGTGACGAAGCGGGTGACATGCCCCAGGGCCTTGTCCGCCAGCTGCTCCGCGTCGAGCTTCGGCACCCGCCGGCTGCCGAAGACGGCGTCCGCCGCGTCCTCGCGGATGGGCCGGCACAGCGCCTCGCAGGCCTCCAGCGAGTAGGCCGCGTCCGCGTCCTGCAGGATGGTGATGTCGCCCGTCACCCGGCCGAGCGCCGCCCGGATGGCCGCTCCCTTTCCGGACAGCCCGGAGAGCACATGCACGTGGGGCCGGGAGGGCGCGTCCACCGGCCCGTCCCCGGCGAGGATGACCTCGGTGCCGCGCGCGGCGAGGTTGTGGGCGAAGCGGGAGGCGTCCGCGGCGGAGGCGGGCGTGTAGGGAATGACGAATGAGAGGGACTGGCTCACGGCCGCGTGACTACCACACGCCGGGCGCGGGTGCTCGTGCGCGTGTGCACCGCGTGGCAGGAGGGCTTGCGAGCGAGTCCGCGAAGATTGACCCCCCTGTCTCTCCGGGGCACTCTGACCCGCTGTGGAAGAGACTTCGAACGAAGCCCCGGAGGCCCCCGAGCCGTCGCTGGACGTGATGCAATACGTCCGCGCGCTCTGGCGCCGCAAGTGGCTCATCCTCGGCGTCATGGCCGTGGTGATGCTGGTGGGCCTGTTCCACACCCTGCGCCAGCCGAAAATCTACACGGCCAACACCTCGCTCATCATCGACGTCGCCGCGCCCCGGGTGCTCGACACCGAGGTGAAGGAGGTCATGGGCGACGAGCGCGGCAACTACTGGGCGAACAAGGAGTACTACCAGACGCAGAGCGAGATCATCACCTCGCGCGCGGTGGCCTCCCGGGTGGTGGACAGGCTGGGCCTGCGCAACGACGCGGCCTTCCTCGGGGTGGCGGGCATCCAGGACGAGGAGGCGCGCAAGAAGGCCATGGCCGCGGCCGACCCCGTGTCCATGGTGCGCTCGCGCATCACCGTCATTCCCTCGGCCAACTCGCGCGTGGTGCGCATCGCCGTGGAGGACGTGGACCCCAAGCGCGCGGCGCTGCTGGCCAATG
The sequence above is drawn from the Archangium gephyra genome and encodes:
- a CDS encoding retron system putative HNH endonuclease, with translation MRPIIKGAEPAEFAAWKKRRATHKQPPWDSTEEDWLKAKSQVKEALLNEQGFVCCYCEQRIEYSNAHIEHLESRHTAPKRVFDHANLLASCTKKSHCGSLKGSKALRVHPLMPDCREHFVFTSNGNVRPTDNPARRSVAEEAITVLGLGISTLNAQRKSAITGFTQALNGMDPEQAREALSRIDTRDEQGQNRPFASAILSVFSPRPPTHATPNTSGA
- a CDS encoding AAA family ATPase → MSVKMMRVQRLELTHFRGIRNLTLDFPENVTVLVGVNGAGKTSILEALRASLALLLQRARKGVGKDVVGGDLLHSLQKNLINQGVLVHELSRYIQESDIQVGQRDLSLTINTRTDRGDLTWSITGQSTLPGEIALSGNWNELAELASKLAADVSADPLTAVPLAIYYAAGRGANRDEPPSKEADVQNQLAAYEHALTGSGLSSSSAFVSWFRRREDYENEKRLDDATFRDSQLEAVRRAVEELLPGFSAPRIRRQPMRMVVRKGDTEVDIKHLSDGERYLLTLGADIARRLALANPTAARPELCSAIVLIDEIETHLHPSWQRRVVPALTRAFPNSQFIITTHSPQVLSEVRPECIYLLRHEDGELRAIHPDASFGRDSNRILEDVMGADERPSEIKQKLSDYFHLMDQGRMDEARSLRQELESLIGSDEPEFTRADAILRTRELLSR
- the mfd gene encoding transcription-repair coupling factor, which produces MDTPFTQKLGGEALGMPPVAGDPFARVLELLRPGQRVRTQGLQGAARGHALARLTRTLKAPLVCIATDEEAADALANDLAFFLGGKGTPFEPHVLRLPADEVLPYDELSPDADTVADRLGALFHLSQGTRFPAIVLSMRGLLRRVLPPQVMKELSERIGVGQDFDRDELARKLANMGYQSSPLVEDLGTFSVRGGLIDVFSPLYEKPVRIEFFGDTIESIRAFDPETQRTVDTLKEIILLPAREVIFSEQTRVRAEAAAREVADRINLPTTKLRERLEAIREGLPGFGLEGLLPGFFEGGLGTLFDYLRLWHPEPLFYLDDPMGLERMAEDLWTEVERSAAAADAEQELTYPPLEHFLTREQAERQLEAFRVLEGGGLSLTQGEAPPVLFPFGTTQDVREAILAHHGEEGALTPLIERLQRWRDTRIACAVACGSLSQADRLKHLLLDRNVMVRVHPGPLEDAATLFEPSVFAHLFTGEVSHGFVDGAGGLAVLSDEEIFGARARRRQRRSKNLDAFASGFKDLKEGDIIVHTDFGLGRYAGLTKMQVNGVPGDFLVLEYAGKDKIYLPVSRMRLIQKFTGGDPTKVTLDKLGTTSWEKTKKRVKEQLLKMAADLLTIAAARRAHAGHAFSAPDRYFAQFEADFDFEETPDQAKAIEDVLSDMQKTEPMDRLVCGDVGYGKTEVAMRAAFKATLDRKQVAVLVPTTVLAQQHYLSFKKRFKDYPVVVDVISGMKKPAEVREILKRAKEGKVDILIGTHKLLGGDVTFKDLGLLVVDEEQRFGVKHKEQIKKLRALVDVLTLSATPIPRTLHMAMSGVREMSIIATPPQDRRSIRTFVLKFDEQTIKEAIEREIARGGQVFFVHNRVESLPSMEEMLKRLVPNVSVGVAHGQMGEGQLEKAMLEFTEKKHQVLLCTSIIESGIDISSANTMIVNRADTFGLAQLYQLRGRVGRSKERAYAYLLVPTRRVVTKDAQRRLEVLQRFTELGAGFSIASHDLEIRGAGNLLGSEQSGSISAIGFDLYAQLLEEAVAEVRGEAPRVQIEPEITMPLPALIPDDYVPDVHQRLVFYKRFSQASNPDEVQDLRSELVDRFGEAPDEVDNLSEQTLLKIDMRDLRLRALEGGPGRLVVTLGADALLDGMKVAGLVQRSKGVYRLTPDMKLVVKLGAEVRGPSLIAEARKVLRDLHTCALPEA
- a CDS encoding c-type cytochrome translates to MKTRLALLLSLSLASAAHAEDSVAEIWTAKCKSCHGPDGRAQTQMGKKEAIVDMSQPAWQQAQTDADIREAIAEGSPRNKKMKPYKDKLTPQQIDALVAYIRGMKKG
- a CDS encoding P-II family nitrogen regulator, whose amino-acid sequence is MKKIEAIIKPFKLDDVKDALHEVGVLGLTAVEVKGFGRQKGHTELYKGAEYVVDFLPKVKVEVVVDDEMVTRVVDAIVRAARSGPEGKIGDGKIFVLPVDEAVRIRTGERGSDAL
- a CDS encoding bifunctional glycosyltransferase/class I SAM-dependent methyltransferase, whose translation is MSQSLSFVIPYTPASAADASRFAHNLAARGTEVILAGDGPVDAPSRPHVHVLSGLSGKGAAIRAALGRVTGDITILQDADAAYSLEACEALCRPIREDAADAVFGSRRVPKLDAEQLADKALGHVTRFVTDVSLEDPLCGQRAFRTEALKSVSLTSEDDSVDAEIVVKLSAQLYRLAEVPVTLDAAPRRPLGAQLARLRTLMRYATVQNDADNQHEGYTTLERMDGANNYNAWLGQRFREHLGRRVLEIGAGIGTITEKLEPGLELLIALEVDRFYVDRLKNKFRGRPHVRPYLSDVALADWESLKAERLDTIVLSNVLEHIPDDASAVRRFRQILPVGGKVVVLVPALPQLFGSIDEAVGHHRRYTPEALRRVLEGNGFEVDTLEWMNLVGIPGWFMNSRVMRRRSVPKLQLKVYDRIAPYLAKAESQVKLPVGMSLFAVARATGGAE